From one Candidatus Cetobacterium colombiensis genomic stretch:
- a CDS encoding methyltransferase domain-containing protein, protein MVICPVCNKKMTKVERKFVCENNHNFDISKYGHVNLLLSNQKNSKIPGDNKEMVLSRKNYLEKDYYKGISEGVNKIIENNLGERKAVKILDIGCGEGYYTNRLKEKLDSLKIENEIVGIDISKEAVISAAKSYKKIDWIVASASSLPIEDESLDFIICMFAKIIPEEKMRTLKKGGKLIIVSTGEDHLLQLKEVVYESVRKEFYSPVEDLKIFKHLDTINVKYETEILEKESIENLFNMTPYRWRSPQKGVEKLFTLDKLKTIVEVNIDIFEKN, encoded by the coding sequence ATGGTAATTTGTCCTGTTTGTAATAAGAAAATGACAAAAGTTGAAAGAAAATTTGTATGTGAAAATAACCATAATTTTGATATTTCAAAGTATGGGCATGTAAATTTATTACTATCAAATCAGAAGAATAGTAAAATTCCAGGTGATAATAAAGAAATGGTTTTAAGTAGAAAAAACTATTTAGAGAAAGATTATTATAAAGGAATATCTGAAGGTGTTAATAAAATAATTGAAAATAATTTAGGAGAGAGAAAAGCAGTAAAAATATTAGATATAGGTTGTGGTGAAGGATATTACACAAATAGACTAAAAGAAAAGCTAGATAGTTTAAAAATTGAAAATGAGATAGTAGGAATAGATATATCAAAAGAAGCTGTAATATCAGCAGCTAAATCTTATAAAAAAATAGATTGGATTGTAGCAAGTGCAAGTTCTTTGCCTATTGAAGATGAATCTTTAGATTTTATAATTTGTATGTTTGCAAAAATTATACCTGAAGAAAAAATGAGAACACTAAAAAAAGGCGGAAAATTAATAATTGTTTCTACTGGAGAAGATCATTTATTACAATTGAAAGAGGTAGTATACGAATCGGTGAGAAAAGAATTTTATTCTCCTGTAGAAGACTTAAAAATATTTAAACATTTAGATACTATAAATGTAAAGTATGAAACTGAAATTTTAGAAAAAGAGAGCATTGAAAATTTATTTAATATGACTCCTTATAGATGGAGAAGTCCACAAAAAGGAGTAGAAAAATTATTTACTTTAGATAAATTAAAAACTATAGTTGAAGTTAATATAGATATTTTTGAAAAAAATTAA